One window from the genome of Flavobacterium agricola encodes:
- the mutS gene encoding DNA mismatch repair protein MutS, translating into MAKKEKEVKETPLMQQYNQIKNKYPDACLLFRVGDFYETFGEDAVRTAKVLGITLTKRGAGSSSETELAGFPHHSLNVYLPKLVKAGLRVAICDQLEDPKMTKTLVKRGVTELVTPGVAINDEVLQAKTNNFLAAIQFGKKNIGIAFLDVSTGEFLTSQGNEEYIDKLLQNFRPSEVLVQKGNKNHFLHHFGSDFNLFYLEDWVFKEDYAYETLTQHFKTNSLKGFGIEELTEGVIAAGAVLYYLSETQHNRIQHIANIQRIAEDAYVWMDRFTIRNLELHHSTNQNATTLLDVIDQTLSPMGGRLLKRWLALPLKDKNKIIARYEVVSYLKENTEMLQFFQYQIKQISDLERLISKLAIGKVSPREILYLKDSLDAIIPIKQKALLAKNEALKTIGDNFHACELLREKISTTIATDAPVALNKGNAIAAGVNTELDELRNISQNGKNYLTDLEARESERTGIPSLKVAFNNVFGYYIEVRNTHKDKVPAEWIRKQTLVNAERYITEELKEYETKILGAEERIARIEAEIYEKFIIWCAQYIQPVQLNAGLVAQLDCLQAFAQLAIDNNYVRPNLVDDFVLDIKEGRHPVIEKQLPFDVPYIANDVYLDTESQQIIMITGPNMSGKSAILRQTALIVLLAQMGSFVPATEVTMGIVDKIFTRVGASDNISMGESTFMVEMNETASILNNLTNRSLVLLDEIGRGTSTYDGISIAWAIAEYVHEHPNKAKTLFATHYHELNDMQNQFSRIKNYNVSVKELKDNVLFLRKLVPGGSAHSFGIHVAKMAGMPQTVITKAQKILKKLEASHKTDSKPDLKIQDIQLNMFDMGDPVLEEIKQDLANLEINTLTPVEALLKLNELKKKLV; encoded by the coding sequence ATGGCTAAAAAAGAAAAAGAGGTAAAAGAAACGCCATTAATGCAACAATACAACCAAATTAAAAATAAATATCCAGACGCGTGTTTGTTATTCCGCGTAGGCGATTTTTACGAAACTTTTGGTGAAGATGCAGTTCGTACTGCAAAAGTTTTAGGCATAACCTTAACCAAACGCGGCGCAGGCAGCTCAAGCGAAACCGAATTGGCTGGTTTTCCGCATCATTCCTTAAACGTATATTTACCTAAACTGGTAAAAGCAGGATTGCGCGTGGCTATTTGTGATCAGTTAGAAGATCCAAAAATGACTAAAACCCTTGTAAAACGTGGCGTGACCGAATTGGTTACACCGGGCGTTGCTATTAATGACGAAGTTTTACAAGCCAAAACCAACAACTTTTTAGCTGCCATTCAGTTTGGTAAAAAAAATATTGGTATTGCTTTTTTAGATGTTTCTACGGGCGAATTTTTAACTTCTCAAGGCAATGAAGAATATATTGATAAGTTATTACAAAACTTCCGTCCAAGCGAAGTTTTAGTGCAAAAAGGAAATAAAAATCATTTTTTACACCATTTCGGATCCGATTTTAATCTGTTTTATTTAGAAGATTGGGTTTTTAAAGAAGATTATGCATACGAAACCTTAACCCAACATTTTAAAACCAACTCTCTAAAAGGTTTTGGAATTGAAGAGCTGACCGAAGGCGTAATTGCAGCCGGTGCCGTTTTATATTATTTATCAGAAACGCAGCACAACCGCATCCAGCACATTGCAAATATTCAGCGAATTGCTGAAGATGCCTATGTTTGGATGGACCGTTTTACCATTCGCAATTTAGAATTACACCACAGCACCAACCAAAACGCAACCACGTTATTGGATGTAATTGATCAAACCTTATCGCCCATGGGCGGCCGTTTATTAAAACGTTGGTTGGCTTTACCATTAAAAGACAAAAATAAAATTATTGCACGTTATGAAGTTGTTTCGTACTTAAAAGAAAACACTGAAATGTTGCAATTTTTTCAATACCAAATCAAGCAAATTTCAGATTTAGAACGTTTAATTTCTAAATTAGCTATCGGTAAAGTTTCGCCACGCGAAATCCTTTATTTAAAAGATTCGTTGGATGCTATTATTCCTATCAAACAAAAAGCTTTGCTTGCCAAAAACGAAGCTTTAAAAACCATTGGCGATAATTTTCATGCGTGCGAATTGCTTCGCGAAAAAATAAGCACAACCATTGCAACCGATGCACCAGTTGCTTTAAATAAAGGCAATGCTATTGCAGCTGGCGTAAACACCGAATTGGATGAGCTACGCAACATTTCTCAAAACGGCAAAAACTATTTAACCGATTTAGAAGCGCGCGAAAGCGAACGCACCGGCATTCCGTCACTAAAAGTTGCTTTTAACAACGTATTTGGCTATTATATTGAAGTTAGAAATACGCACAAAGATAAAGTTCCGGCAGAATGGATTCGTAAACAAACCTTGGTAAACGCTGAGCGTTATATTACAGAAGAACTTAAAGAATACGAAACTAAGATTTTAGGAGCCGAAGAGCGCATTGCGCGAATTGAAGCCGAGATTTACGAAAAGTTTATTATTTGGTGTGCGCAGTACATTCAGCCTGTACAATTAAATGCTGGTTTGGTGGCACAATTAGATTGCTTACAAGCTTTTGCACAATTGGCTATTGATAATAATTACGTTCGTCCTAATTTAGTTGACGATTTTGTTTTAGATATTAAAGAAGGGCGCCATCCGGTAATAGAAAAACAACTTCCGTTTGATGTACCTTATATAGCAAACGATGTTTATTTAGATACCGAATCGCAACAAATTATCATGATTACTGGGCCAAACATGTCGGGTAAATCGGCTATTTTACGTCAAACGGCGTTAATTGTTTTATTGGCTCAAATGGGAAGTTTTGTTCCGGCAACCGAAGTTACCATGGGCATTGTAGATAAAATATTTACACGCGTAGGTGCATCAGATAACATTTCTATGGGCGAATCAACTTTTATGGTTGAAATGAACGAAACCGCATCTATTTTAAATAACCTTACCAATCGCAGTTTAGTTTTATTGGATGAAATAGGCCGCGGAACCTCAACTTACGATGGAATTTCGATTGCATGGGCCATTGCCGAATACGTGCACGAGCACCCTAACAAAGCTAAAACCTTATTTGCTACGCATTATCATGAATTAAATGACATGCAAAATCAATTTTCGCGCATTAAAAACTATAACGTTTCGGTTAAAGAACTTAAAGATAATGTTTTGTTTTTACGCAAACTAGTTCCTGGCGGAAGCGCACATAGTTTTGGAATTCACGTTGCAAAAATGGCCGGTATGCCACAAACGGTAATTACTAAAGCTCAAAAAATATTAAAAAAATTAGAAGCTAGCCATAAAACGGATAGCAAACCTGATTTAAAAATTCAAGACATTCAACTTAATATGTTTGACATGGGTGATCCGGTTTTAGAAGAGATTAAGCAAGATTTAGCTAATCTTGAAATAAATACCTTAACTCCGGTTGAAGCTTTATTAAAGTTGAATGAATTAAAAAAGAAATTAGTTTAA
- a CDS encoding HPP family protein, whose amino-acid sequence MLIKKSRTFRKAKYVIYKETLVNKQEHFWAFVGSFLGLGTISYLHYNQFNELGFTLLIGSFGATCVLIYGAVNSPLAQPRNLFLGHFISALIGISCFKLLPNLIWVAAPLAVSLSIICMQILKALHPPGGATALIAVTGGPSITNMGYIYAFSPVLTGVFILFVFALICNNIPKGRKYPIQNIFKK is encoded by the coding sequence ATGTTAATTAAAAAAAGTAGAACTTTTAGAAAAGCAAAATATGTAATTTACAAGGAAACCTTAGTTAACAAACAAGAACATTTTTGGGCGTTTGTAGGTTCGTTTTTAGGTTTAGGTACTATAAGTTATTTGCATTACAACCAATTTAATGAATTGGGTTTTACTTTACTTATTGGTTCTTTTGGAGCAACTTGTGTCTTAATTTATGGTGCAGTTAACAGCCCATTGGCACAACCCAGAAATTTATTTTTAGGCCATTTTATATCGGCGTTAATTGGGATAAGTTGTTTTAAATTATTGCCTAATTTAATCTGGGTTGCTGCCCCCCTAGCCGTTTCTTTATCTATTATTTGCATGCAAATTTTAAAGGCATTGCATCCCCCAGGTGGAGCAACAGCATTAATAGCTGTAACTGGAGGACCGAGCATTACCAATATGGGTTATATTTATGCCTTTAGCCCGGTATTAACAGGCGTTTTTATTTTGTTTGTTTTTGCGCTAATTTGTAACAATATTCCAAAAGGCAGAAAATATCCTATTCAAAATATATTTAAAAAATAA
- a CDS encoding DUF2157 domain-containing protein: protein MEKISKKDVRVIAAQSDWSSQNIKQFLSQNIYPNTKQWFTFFERATLVLGVGLFVIGVVFFFAYNWESLHKFSKLSLIFSLLIALTIPQFISKISVIVKQITLTAACLVLGVLFAVYGQIYQTGANAYDFFLAWAVFSFLWVITANFKPLWLLYILLLNVTLFFYFEQTQAPTSYNLENNLFYFIILNSIPVVVEWYLAFSSQRKHPSYLTYVFLGINLLIATNILSFTIAGEHVLGWSILLSLWVLLDTAFSLFYYKNIFFAALLAVSTLSLLIAFIYAFVEMNIGIFLIITLVVIAYITLSVVAIMALQKKWKNELN from the coding sequence ATGGAAAAAATATCTAAAAAAGATGTGCGCGTAATTGCTGCACAATCGGATTGGAGTTCGCAAAACATAAAACAATTTCTTTCACAAAATATATATCCTAACACAAAACAATGGTTTACTTTTTTTGAAAGGGCAACCTTAGTTTTAGGCGTGGGCCTTTTTGTTATTGGTGTTGTTTTCTTTTTTGCTTACAATTGGGAAAGCTTGCATAAGTTTAGTAAACTGAGTCTTATTTTTAGCTTACTTATTGCCCTTACCATTCCTCAATTTATATCCAAAATTTCAGTAATTGTTAAGCAAATTACATTAACTGCTGCCTGTTTAGTACTTGGCGTTTTATTTGCTGTTTACGGCCAAATTTATCAGACAGGTGCAAACGCTTACGATTTTTTCTTGGCTTGGGCTGTTTTTAGTTTTTTATGGGTTATAACAGCTAACTTTAAACCGCTTTGGCTGCTTTATATATTATTGCTTAATGTAACCTTATTTTTTTATTTTGAACAAACACAAGCACCTACAAGTTATAATTTAGAAAACAACCTTTTTTACTTTATTATACTTAACAGCATTCCTGTTGTTGTAGAATGGTATTTGGCTTTTTCAAGCCAACGCAAACACCCAAGTTATTTAACTTATGTATTCCTAGGTATCAATTTACTTATTGCAACTAATATTCTATCTTTTACTATTGCGGGTGAACATGTTTTAGGTTGGTCAATTTTATTAAGTTTATGGGTACTATTAGATACTGCTTTTAGCTTGTTTTATTATAAAAACATATTTTTTGCTGCTTTATTAGCTGTTAGCACATTAAGCTTATTAATTGCTTTTATTTATGCTTTTGTAGAAATGAATATTGGCATCTTTTTAATTATCACTTTGGTTGTAATCGCTTACATTACTTTATCGGTAGTAGCAATTATGGCTTTACAAAAAAAATGGAAAAATGAACTTAATTAA
- a CDS encoding DUF4401 domain-containing protein has translation MNLINKIQHINTLQSQAIQYNKMEEESPSFIVYFLTLLGGCIANITFLFFLFLVTEFKNNIVLLLVAFALLGLTFLVNQKTNSKIIQTFLTTTFLTGISCFLSYLILESLTAETIYVILIIINLLALYYLLSPIIKLISAIGVLTALTLLVVSFFGTTAFNYLNLIALIALVLVYKKEVLWFGNATWQKFYTPVLLAIQLYLLLIYQLQKITSSFHIYDITQTGLFTKNIIPIALLLILYVTFLKGTDLKHYKHPIQFALYLLTALLFGILIYYEPYLLYGLLYIILAYKFKDDMFFITSCLYFILFLGFMYYDLQTTLLNKSLLLMGSGLVFLLQYVLIKLLRKNEKN, from the coding sequence ATGAACTTAATTAATAAAATTCAGCATATAAATACATTGCAAAGCCAAGCAATACAGTACAATAAGATGGAAGAGGAAAGCCCAAGTTTTATTGTTTACTTTTTAACTTTATTAGGCGGCTGCATTGCCAACATTACCTTTTTGTTTTTTTTATTTTTAGTTACCGAATTTAAAAATAACATAGTGCTTTTACTTGTAGCATTTGCGTTGTTAGGTCTTACATTTTTGGTAAACCAAAAAACAAATTCAAAAATTATTCAAACCTTTTTAACCACAACATTTCTAACCGGGATAAGCTGCTTTTTAAGTTATTTAATTTTAGAAAGCCTAACAGCAGAAACCATATATGTTATATTAATAATTATAAATCTTTTAGCTTTATATTACTTATTAAGCCCTATAATTAAGCTTATATCAGCAATTGGAGTTTTAACCGCATTAACATTGCTAGTTGTTTCTTTTTTTGGTACTACAGCATTTAATTACTTAAACCTTATAGCACTTATAGCATTGGTTTTAGTTTATAAAAAAGAAGTCTTATGGTTTGGTAATGCTACTTGGCAAAAATTTTATACACCTGTTTTGCTAGCCATTCAACTATATTTATTACTAATCTATCAATTACAAAAAATAACAAGTAGTTTTCATATATATGACATAACACAAACAGGGTTATTTACAAAAAATATAATTCCAATTGCATTACTACTTATTTTATATGTTACATTTTTAAAAGGAACTGATTTAAAACATTATAAACATCCCATACAATTTGCTTTATATTTACTAACTGCACTGTTATTTGGCATATTAATATATTATGAACCGTATTTGCTTTATGGTTTATTGTATATCATTTTAGCATATAAATTTAAAGATGATATGTTCTTTATAACATCTTGCTTATATTTTATTCTATTTTTAGGATTTATGTATTACGATTTACAAACAACTTTATTAAACAAATCGTTACTATTAATGGGCAGTGGCCTTGTTTTTTTGTTGCAATATGTATTAATTAAACTTCTTCGAAAAAATGAAAAAAATTAA
- a CDS encoding GDYXXLXY domain-containing protein, translating to MKKIKLFLITINLVLVGGYFLNSVKLKEQTLSQGKLLLLQLAPVDPRSLMQGDYMVLNYAVNNELPDNIPSKGYVIFEKDSTANYKPILFTEQFQQIPNHQIILKYTHQPNDWNNGRIKLGAESYFFEEGQADKFAEAVFGGLKVDEKGNSILVGLYDKNKIQIE from the coding sequence ATGAAAAAAATTAAATTATTTTTAATTACAATAAATCTCGTTTTAGTTGGAGGTTATTTTTTGAATTCTGTAAAACTAAAAGAACAAACTCTAAGCCAAGGAAAATTATTATTACTTCAATTAGCGCCTGTAGATCCTCGTTCGTTAATGCAAGGCGATTATATGGTATTGAACTATGCTGTAAACAATGAACTTCCAGATAATATACCATCAAAAGGTTATGTCATTTTCGAAAAAGATAGTACGGCAAACTACAAACCCATTTTATTTACAGAACAATTTCAACAAATACCAAATCATCAAATTATTCTAAAATACACGCATCAGCCTAATGATTGGAATAATGGAAGAATAAAATTAGGGGCAGAAAGTTATTTTTTTGAAGAAGGCCAAGCTGATAAATTTGCTGAAGCAGTTTTTGGAGGTTTAAAAGTGGATGAAAAAGGGAATTCAATTTTAGTTGGTTTATATGATAAAAACAAAATACAAATCGAATAA
- a CDS encoding OmpA family protein: MWLRTKATRAKVRTNKITKEKIPNILCTEVSTDYDLKYPTLFSYILRSDLNEGVITFNKENNVAYLSRKKDLASEDFFLYKTELIDEIKGIWSDPEEVLIDNKSIALSTPRLSQDNKKLYFAAELPGGYGGYDLYIADINEDKSIGNVKNLGPEINTQYNEISVVEEGQFIYFSSDMPGGFGGYDIYRASQRGDSYKYKINIGKKINTPNNEINLVPITKSEGYFTSNKNTGEIFDVFRYNINFNDVMVETKFVDKKSESIGNLPVQIINEDGEVLFEGNTDENGMVSISLLPFTEINYDFDSDKYFSNERLFYTIKDDNPKHYKTIELDQYQLEPAAEKLDFIKIAADNTVYFAFDKFSVKPNEIQNVLNIANLLKEYPDMDVVISGYADAAGPHSYNYKLTERRINAVITILKQNGIEERRIIKDPKGNATLFIQCTKCTREQNALNRSVRFKVEDNK; this comes from the coding sequence TTGTGGCTTCGTACAAAAGCTACGCGTGCTAAAGTTAGAACCAACAAAATAACAAAAGAAAAAATTCCGAATATTTTATGCACCGAGGTTTCTACCGATTATGATCTTAAATATCCTACTTTATTTTCGTACATTTTACGTTCGGATTTAAACGAAGGAGTAATTACATTCAACAAAGAAAATAACGTTGCCTATTTATCAAGAAAAAAAGATTTAGCTTCAGAAGATTTTTTTCTGTACAAAACTGAATTAATTGATGAAATAAAAGGAATTTGGTCTGACCCAGAAGAAGTTTTAATTGATAATAAAAGTATTGCTTTAAGCACACCGAGATTAAGCCAAGACAACAAAAAGTTATATTTTGCTGCAGAATTACCAGGCGGTTATGGCGGCTACGATTTGTATATTGCAGATATAAATGAAGACAAATCAATAGGTAATGTAAAAAACTTAGGACCAGAAATTAATACACAGTACAATGAAATTTCTGTTGTTGAAGAAGGGCAGTTTATTTACTTTTCATCAGATATGCCAGGAGGTTTTGGAGGTTACGATATATACAGAGCTTCACAACGAGGCGATAGCTACAAGTACAAAATTAATATTGGTAAAAAAATTAACACACCAAACAACGAGATTAATTTAGTACCAATAACAAAATCTGAAGGTTACTTTACATCAAACAAAAATACAGGCGAAATTTTTGACGTATTTAGATACAACATTAATTTTAATGATGTAATGGTTGAAACAAAATTTGTTGACAAAAAAAGCGAAAGCATTGGCAACTTACCTGTTCAGATTATTAATGAAGATGGAGAAGTTTTATTTGAAGGAAATACAGACGAAAACGGAATGGTAAGCATTAGCTTATTACCTTTTACAGAAATTAATTATGATTTTGATTCTGATAAGTATTTTTCTAATGAAAGATTATTTTATACAATAAAAGACGATAATCCTAAGCATTATAAAACCATTGAGCTAGACCAGTACCAATTAGAGCCAGCTGCAGAAAAACTTGACTTTATTAAGATTGCTGCTGACAACACGGTATATTTTGCTTTTGATAAGTTTAGCGTGAAACCAAACGAAATACAAAACGTACTAAACATTGCTAATTTATTAAAAGAATATCCTGATATGGATGTTGTAATTTCTGGATATGCCGATGCCGCAGGTCCACATTCATACAACTACAAGCTTACTGAAAGAAGGATTAATGCTGTAATCACAATTTTAAAACAAAACGGAATTGAAGAGCGCAGAATTATAAAAGATCCGAAAGGAAATGCAACTTTATTTATTCAATGTACTAAATGTACTCGTGAACAAAATGCATTAAACCGAAGTGTAAGGTTTAAAGTTGAAGATAATAAATAA
- a CDS encoding YegP family protein, with translation MGTFAISLKDNGSYKFTYNNRRGKTVVTSIPQESIEACQNTIDILKAELPQLNFTKFKTAAGKFYFKISLRDETLCTSRKFTTVLRVEKAISEIKTYMTEAEVLDFTTYVFPEINFDSDDEDEE, from the coding sequence ATGGGGACTTTTGCAATTAGTTTAAAAGATAATGGATCGTATAAATTTACCTACAACAACCGACGTGGAAAAACGGTGGTAACCAGCATACCACAAGAAAGCATAGAAGCATGCCAAAACACAATTGACATACTAAAAGCAGAATTACCTCAACTAAATTTCACGAAGTTTAAAACCGCAGCTGGAAAGTTTTATTTTAAAATCAGTTTGCGAGATGAAACATTATGTACTAGCAGAAAATTTACAACCGTTTTACGAGTTGAAAAAGCAATTTCGGAGATTAAAACCTATATGACAGAAGCCGAAGTTTTAGATTTTACTACCTATGTATTTCCAGAGATAAATTTTGATTCTGACGACGAAGATGAAGAATAA
- the clpX gene encoding ATP-dependent Clp protease ATP-binding subunit ClpX, whose protein sequence is MAKEILECSFCGRRKPETNLLIAGINSHICDRCIEQAHGIVLEELKQTEHSDLTNELVLYKPKEIKSFLDQYVIGQDKTKKTLSVAVYNHYKRLMQVIGDDDIDIEKSNILLVGQTGTGKTLVAKTIAKMLNVPLAIVDATVLTEAGYVGEDVESILTRLLQAADYDVAKAERGIVFIDEVDKIARKSDNPSITRDVSGEGVQQALLKLLEGTVVNVPPKGGRKHPDQKFVEVNTKDILFIAGGAFDGIDRVISKRLNRQSVGYGSSVQSDNIDKDNLLQYITPKDVKDFGLIPEIIGRLPVLTHMDPLDRETLRSILTEPKNALIKQYAKLFAMDDVTFTIDDEALDYIVDKALEYKLGARGLRSLCEAILTDAMFDIPGSDQGILHVDKAYAEHALSANLLNSLEISNQ, encoded by the coding sequence ATGGCAAAAGAAATACTAGAATGTTCTTTTTGTGGACGTCGCAAACCCGAAACCAACTTGTTAATCGCCGGAATTAATTCGCACATTTGCGACCGTTGTATCGAACAAGCTCACGGAATTGTGTTAGAAGAACTAAAGCAAACCGAACATTCAGATTTAACAAACGAATTAGTTTTATACAAACCAAAAGAAATTAAAAGCTTTTTAGATCAATACGTAATTGGTCAAGATAAAACTAAAAAAACATTATCAGTAGCCGTATATAACCATTACAAACGTTTAATGCAAGTTATTGGTGATGACGATATTGATATCGAAAAATCAAACATTTTATTAGTCGGACAAACCGGAACAGGTAAAACATTAGTTGCTAAAACCATTGCTAAAATGCTTAATGTGCCTTTAGCAATTGTTGATGCAACTGTTTTAACCGAAGCAGGATATGTGGGTGAAGATGTTGAAAGCATTCTAACCCGATTATTACAAGCTGCTGATTACGATGTAGCTAAAGCTGAGCGTGGTATTGTTTTTATTGATGAAGTTGATAAAATTGCACGTAAAAGCGATAATCCATCCATCACGCGTGATGTTTCTGGAGAAGGCGTACAACAAGCTTTATTAAAACTGCTTGAAGGTACCGTAGTTAATGTGCCACCAAAAGGTGGGCGTAAACACCCAGATCAAAAATTTGTTGAGGTAAATACAAAAGATATTTTGTTTATTGCCGGTGGAGCTTTTGATGGTATTGATCGTGTAATATCCAAACGTTTAAATCGTCAATCTGTGGGTTACGGATCATCTGTGCAATCAGACAATATTGATAAGGATAATTTACTGCAATATATCACACCAAAAGATGTTAAAGATTTTGGTTTAATTCCAGAAATTATTGGGCGTTTACCTGTTTTAACACATATGGATCCGTTAGATCGTGAAACGTTACGATCTATTTTAACAGAGCCTAAAAATGCCTTAATTAAACAATATGCTAAACTTTTTGCTATGGATGATGTCACATTCACCATTGATGATGAAGCTTTAGATTATATTGTAGATAAAGCTTTAGAATATAAACTAGGAGCACGTGGTTTACGCTCGCTTTGCGAAGCTATTTTAACTGATGCTATGTTTGATATTCCTGGATCTGATCAAGGAATTTTACATGTAGATAAAGCATATGCAGAACATGCGTTAAGCGCAAACCTTTTAAATAGTTTAGAAATATCTAATCAATAA
- the clpP gene encoding ATP-dependent Clp endopeptidase proteolytic subunit ClpP, which produces MDYGKEFKNYATKHHGVNSLYYDKIVGSMTPYIIEERQLNVASMDVFSRLMMDRIIFLGTGVDDYVANIIQAQLLFLESVDASKDISIYINSPGGSVYAGLGIYDTMQFVKPDVATICTGMAASMGAVLLCAGADGKRSALPHSRVMIHQPSGGAQGVATDMEINLKEMLKLKDELYQIISQHSKQPFEKVYKDSERDYWMKAAEAKEYGMIDEVLVRAK; this is translated from the coding sequence ATGGATTACGGTAAAGAATTTAAAAATTACGCTACAAAGCACCATGGGGTAAATAGCCTGTATTACGATAAAATTGTTGGTAGTATGACACCATATATTATTGAAGAACGCCAATTAAACGTAGCTTCAATGGACGTGTTTTCTAGATTAATGATGGATCGTATTATATTTTTAGGTACCGGAGTAGATGATTATGTAGCAAACATTATCCAAGCGCAATTACTTTTTTTAGAAAGTGTTGATGCATCTAAAGATATTTCAATTTATATTAATTCACCAGGCGGTAGCGTATATGCAGGTTTAGGTATTTACGATACCATGCAATTTGTAAAACCAGACGTGGCAACAATTTGTACCGGTATGGCAGCTTCTATGGGCGCTGTGTTATTATGTGCCGGAGCAGATGGTAAACGTTCTGCTTTGCCACATTCTCGCGTAATGATTCACCAACCTTCTGGTGGTGCGCAAGGTGTTGCAACAGATATGGAAATTAATTTAAAAGAAATGTTGAAGCTAAAAGATGAGTTATATCAAATTATTTCTCAACACTCAAAACAACCTTTCGAAAAAGTGTACAAAGATTCTGAACGTGATTACTGGATGAAAGCTGCAGAAGCTAAAGAATACGGTATGATTGATGAGGTTTTAGTACGTGCTAAATAA
- the tig gene encoding trigger factor produces the protein MNITKTNVDALNAVVTIEVAKEDYASKVEKILGDYRKTASIPGFRKGAVPMSLIKKQYGKAVVLDEVNKLLQERLNQYLVEEKIEILGNPIPKETKEFDFDADAFTFEFELGLAPEFSVDLSKANVTRYNITVSDEMLEEQLERIQKQFGALVTKEKVEDGDDLKGTFVNEEAGINHTTSITVDTFKRKTDIKKFIGKKVGDVVTVNTKGLFDDEHKLMEYLGLDHEAVHGLDVEVQFTIEGITTNTKAELNQELFDKLFGAGVVNSVEELKEKIKEDALKQFEQQADQKFLNDVTESLLENTKFELPAEFLKKWIQTVGETPLTADQAEEEFAKSEKGLRYQLIEGKVVTENNLQLTFEEIKTYAATVIKQQMAQFGQTDPSDADVENIVNRVLSNQEEAKRLSDQIMSEKIVNLFKDKVKATSKDVTFDEFVKVMYGEA, from the coding sequence ATGAATATTACAAAAACCAACGTTGATGCATTAAATGCAGTGGTTACTATTGAGGTAGCTAAAGAAGACTACGCATCAAAAGTAGAAAAAATATTAGGTGATTACCGTAAAACGGCTTCTATTCCTGGGTTTAGAAAAGGTGCAGTACCAATGTCGTTAATTAAAAAACAATACGGTAAAGCTGTAGTTTTAGACGAGGTTAATAAATTATTACAAGAGCGTTTAAACCAATATTTAGTTGAAGAAAAAATTGAAATTTTAGGAAATCCAATTCCTAAAGAAACTAAAGAATTTGACTTTGATGCAGATGCATTTACTTTTGAATTTGAATTAGGTTTAGCTCCAGAATTTTCTGTAGATTTATCTAAAGCAAACGTTACAAGATACAACATCACTGTTTCTGACGAAATGTTAGAAGAGCAGTTAGAAAGAATCCAAAAACAATTTGGAGCTCTTGTAACTAAAGAAAAAGTTGAAGATGGTGATGATTTAAAAGGTACATTCGTAAACGAAGAAGCGGGTATTAACCACACAACTTCAATTACGGTTGATACATTTAAACGTAAAACTGATATCAAAAAATTCATTGGTAAAAAAGTTGGTGACGTTGTTACAGTAAACACAAAAGGTTTATTTGACGATGAGCATAAATTAATGGAATACTTAGGTTTAGATCACGAAGCAGTTCATGGTTTAGATGTGGAAGTTCAATTCACTATTGAAGGAATTACTACAAATACAAAAGCTGAGTTAAACCAAGAATTATTTGACAAATTATTTGGTGCTGGTGTTGTTAATTCTGTTGAAGAATTAAAAGAAAAAATTAAAGAAGATGCTTTAAAACAATTCGAACAACAAGCAGATCAAAAATTTTTAAACGACGTAACAGAATCGTTATTAGAAAATACTAAATTTGAATTACCAGCTGAGTTCTTAAAAAAATGGATCCAAACCGTAGGTGAAACACCATTAACTGCAGATCAAGCTGAAGAAGAGTTTGCAAAATCTGAAAAAGGTTTACGTTACCAATTAATTGAAGGTAAAGTTGTAACAGAAAATAACTTACAATTAACTTTTGAAGAAATTAAAACATACGCAGCTACAGTAATTAAACAACAAATGGCTCAATTTGGACAAACAGATCCATCTGATGCAGATGTTGAAAACATTGTAAACCGTGTATTATCAAACCAAGAAGAAGCTAAACGTTTATCAGACCAAATAATGAGCGAAAAAATCGTAAACTTATTTAAAGATAAAGTTAAAGCAACTTCTAAAGATGTTACTTTTGACGAATTCGTTAAAGTAATGTACGGAGAAGCATAA